One window of Candidatus Methanomethylophilaceae archaeon genomic DNA carries:
- a CDS encoding mRNA surveillance protein pelota: protein MRVLSEDKPAGDIRLLVETDEDLWHLYNIVEVGDLVTASTTRREEKSADKIRAERAEKKRMTLGIRIEKIEFSEDDLRLKLLGTIESGPQDIGQHHTLIFENGDSLTISKRKWKDTQRERIARAVSDSKKPRIAFVSLDQDEATIAVLRQFGLKEIATVRSGRSGKQYAEKPQADGYHAEISSKLKAIGEPNMPLVLLGPGFEKETLAEDLKGEGIFDSIYVYHTGQCGMAGINELMKAGMGADVLRESSVGTELEAVESLMAAIGKGGNATYGTSQVETAAIAGAVDRLLILDSKLREEDLDEIVRAVESQKGEVIVVSSQHDGGKQLAALGGMAAMLRYKME from the coding sequence ATGCGCGTTCTGAGCGAGGACAAGCCGGCCGGAGACATCAGACTTCTGGTCGAGACTGACGAGGACCTTTGGCATCTGTACAACATAGTGGAGGTGGGAGACCTCGTCACGGCTTCGACGACCAGACGCGAGGAAAAATCTGCGGACAAAATCCGCGCCGAAAGGGCCGAGAAGAAAAGGATGACGTTGGGGATCCGCATCGAAAAGATAGAATTCTCGGAGGACGACCTCCGCCTGAAGCTGCTTGGGACCATAGAATCGGGCCCCCAGGACATAGGCCAGCATCACACTCTGATCTTCGAGAACGGCGATTCCCTGACGATTTCCAAAAGGAAATGGAAGGATACCCAGCGCGAAAGGATCGCCAGGGCAGTCTCGGACTCTAAAAAACCGCGCATAGCGTTCGTATCTCTGGATCAGGACGAGGCGACCATAGCTGTCCTGAGGCAATTCGGGCTCAAGGAGATCGCGACCGTGCGCTCCGGCAGATCTGGGAAGCAATACGCCGAAAAACCGCAGGCTGACGGCTATCACGCAGAGATTTCAAGCAAACTCAAAGCCATCGGCGAGCCTAACATGCCGCTGGTACTCCTCGGCCCCGGGTTCGAGAAAGAGACTCTGGCGGAAGACCTCAAAGGAGAGGGTATTTTCGACAGTATTTACGTCTACCATACCGGACAATGCGGCATGGCCGGGATAAACGAGCTCATGAAAGCCGGGATGGGCGCCGACGTTCTGAGGGAATCCTCGGTCGGAACCGAGCTGGAAGCCGTGGAATCCCTCATGGCGGCCATCGGAAAGGGCGGAAATGCCACTTACGGAACCTCACAGGTAGAAACCGCCGCCATAGCCGGGGCAGTGGATAGGCTTCTCATACTGGACAGCAAGCTCAGGGAGGAGGATCTTGACGAAATCGTCCGCGCCGTGGAGTCCCAAAAGGGTGAAGTAATCGTGGTTTCGAGCCAGCATGACGGCGGAAAGCAGCTCGCGGCCCTCGGAGGCATGGCGGCTATGCTCAGATACAAGATGGAATGA